The stretch of DNA TAGTCGTGATCGGCGGCGGTGTGGCCGGCGAGCACGCCGCGGCCAATGCGCTGGGAATGCAGGCCGACGTCACCATTATCGACATCTCACTGCCGCGTCTGCGTCAGCTCGAAAACCGGTTCAACGGCGAGATCCAAACCCGTGCGTCCACCCACTTCGAGATCGCCGAGCAGGTGCGTGATGCCGACCTCGTGATCGGGTCGGTGCTCATCCCCGGATCGAAGGCGCCCAAGCTCGTCACGGATGAAATGGTCGCGTCGATGAAGCCGGGTTCGGTTCTCGTCGACATCGCCATCGACCAGGGTGGATGCTTCGAGGGATCGCACGCGACGACTCACGACGACCCGATCTTCGCCGTGCACGACAGCATCTATTACTGCGTCGCCAACATGCCGGGCGCCGTTCCGGCCACCTCGACGCGTGCGCTGACCAACGCAACACTGCCCTACGTGATCGCACTGGCCCAGAAGGGCTGGAAGCAGGCCCTGACCGATGACGCCGCGCTGGCGTTGGGACTCAGCACCCATGACGGCCGAGTCACGAACGACCACGTCGCCGCAGCGCTCGACCTGCCGCTTCTGCCGCTCGCCGACATCCTCGGCTAGGTTCGGAGGCGATGACGCCGGCAGCTGGGGCCACGGCCTCGGCTGTCGGCGTTGGTCGATCTGCGCGCGGCGGAGGCGCGGGGTGTCGTTAGCATTGACCTGTGAACTCTGCGCATGATTTTCTCGGACTGCTGGCCGAGCTGTTCACCTGGATCGGCCTCGTGGTCGGAGGGCTCTGCCTGGTCGCGCTGCTGATCACCCGATCGGCCAGCGCACGCTGGATCGAAACCGATGCGATCGTGGTCGAGGAGAAGGGCGGTGTGCTGCGCTGGATGTCGGGCGACGGCCTGCACGAATGCTCGCTGACCCCATCGCAACGCGAGGAACTACAGCACGTCGAGGGGCTGCGCGTGTACTATCGCCCGGGTCAGCCCGAGCGCATCCGGTTCGAGCGCACGGGCCACGGCGAGAAGACGGCGCGCCTGCTCACCTGGCTCATGCTGGGCCTGGGAGGTGGCGGGGCGGTCGGATCGATCGTGCTTCTCTTCGTCGAGGCCTGATCGTCAGCCCGCTGAGCCCACCCCGCGTCGAGCCGGCCCACCGTCTGCACACGTCACCTCTGCCAACGTCACCTCTGCCCACGGCACCACAACCTGCACTGAGGCGACTGAGCGGTTCCCGCCCAGGTCGATGGCGACCAGATCCACGAGCAATACCGTTCCCGAGGGCAACCGGGGAAAGTCATAACCGAGCGCCGGCAGGTCGGCCCACAGGCCATCGTCGGCGCTGGCAGCCCACTCCTCGCTTCCGTCGGCGAGTACCGTGAGCAGTTCCGGAGCGATAATGCCGGCCGGCTCTGCCGTCAGAGCGCCGTAGTTCCCGGTGCGGGCGTTGTAGCTGTAATAGAGCTCGCTGATCAGGTCTCCAGTATCCGAGTCGACGACCAGATCCAGGTATCCATTCATCTCCGTTTCGCCGTCGCTGATGGTCAGAAAGCTGAGATCGTAGCTCCCCTCGATCAGCCCTGAATCGTCGGGCAGCTCGGCGGTCTCCTGCCCCAGGTAGGTGATCGAACCGTCGCCCTCGACCAGTCCATATCGAATGAACGTTTCTGTGATGCTCGTGGCTGCTGCGGCGTCGAAATGGGCGGTGACCGTCACGCCGTCGCTGTCGAAACTGGCTGTCGCACCGCTCGTGAACGAACCGCTCGCAGCCGAGGTCTCCTGGCCGCGCGTGTAGTAGGAATGCAGAAAATCAAGCCAGGAGGTGGCGACACTCAGCTGCTCATAATCGCTGTCGAAGGCGTCGGCTGAGGGTGGGAAATAGATCGACAGGCCTGTGGCGCCCCGCGTCACCGGCCCGTCCACCTTGGCGACGACAACATCGTTGATGGTCTGGGCGCGAGAGCGGCCCACCGCCGGGGCGATGCTCTGGATACGAGAACTCAGGGTGGTGCTGAAGGTTGCGAGTGCGTCGTCCACCTCGGCCATGCGAGTGAGGTCGACCAGAGACAGAGTGATCTCCGCATCCGTCTGCTCATCCTGTGCCTGGGCCTCAAAGCCCTCGATGAGGGCGCGACCGAGGTCGTCGACATCGGCATCGGGAGTGTCGACCAGATACTGCAGAGACGTATAGTCCCAGCTATGACCCGGCTCGAGCTCTGCGAGGCTGAGCGTGTCTTCCTCCGCGGATTCATCGCCGCCGACGCCCGGCCAGGAAGCACCGTGGTCCGCGATGATCACCGCGTAGTGCTCGGCCGGATAGGTGGTCATCCCCCAGGCGAGGAAGTCGGCGACCTCGCAGCCGGTCAGAGTGCCGAGGGTCAGCGCAAGCAGCAGGCTTGTGGCGGCCACCGGTCGCAGGCCGAACACGCGCCTGGGTCGGCTCACAGCCCGACGAAGGGAATGAACGCAGTGAGAGTGATCGACACTCCGAAGATCACAACGCCGGTCGACCCGAGAATCACCTGGATGCGTGTCTGGCGAACGACGGCGGCGATACCGAGCAGGAACAGCGAGATCGACATCATCACGGTGTAGAGCGTGAGCCGGTCACTCAGGCTGTTGAAGTCATCACCCTGGGAGACCACCGTCACCGATTCGGCCTTCATCTCCTGGTAGCTGCCGAAAAGTGCCGTCTGGTAGTCCTCATTGTCGAGCGGGCTGTAATACGTGGATGCGTCGGCCTCGTTCTGGCCCGCGGCCCATTCGATGGCCCCGGCCAGATCCTCGGAGACGGCCTGGAAGCTCAGTACGTCATACGTGTTCTGCGCGTCGGCGGCCGCGACCGGGTCGGAACTCTCGGACGCGATGGCCAGCTCGGTCAGGCGGTTCCAGAGCTGGGCGTCCTGCACGTACTGCTGGTTGCCCTCCAGATAGAGCGACTCCGCCTCGGTGGCGAGGTTGCCGCCGCGCTGGTAAGCGCCGGCCATCTGGCTGTCGTAGAGAGCCGCCTGGAACGAGGCGTAGGCGATACCGATCGACGCAATGCCCAGTAGCACGGCGATGCTCAGTTCAATGCGATCACGCATCCGTCGGGACGAGGTTTCGGCGCGGTCGATCGTATCGGTGACAGTCATGAGTGGGCTCCAAACGGCTGTGAGACAAAAGTCCAGATTAGCGAAGGGACCCCTGCGCTTTTACCGTTTGAGTACCCCACTTTGGCGCGGAGGAGGGGCAGCGCGGCGCGGGGCGCCCGCGCGCAGGCCGAGTGTCTGCTGAAACGCCCTGGCCGGGATGGGCGCCGCGGAATACCATTGAACATTCCGTTCTGCCTGCAGCATCCGTGTGAAAAGCACCCGTGGCAAGGAGCTCGTTCATGACCATCATCGAGGCGACTCAGCTCACCAAGACCTACCGCTCCAAGACCGGCCCCGTGCACGCCCTGGCCGGGCTGAGCCTCGCGGTGCCCGAGGGAAGCGTGCAGGCGCTGCTCGGCCCAAACGGCGCCGGAAAAACGACAGTCGTCAAGGTGCTGACCACCCTGATCCAGCCGGATTCCGGCACGGCAATCGTCGACGGCATCGACGTGGCCCGAAATCCGAAAGCCGTGCGCCGCATCATCGGGGTGTCCGGCCAATACGCCGCGGTCGACGAGAACCTCACGGGCTTCGAGAACCTTGAAATGGTGGGGCGGCTGTATCACCTCGGCCGCACCCTGGCTCGGCGGCGGGCCAAGGAACTCATCGAACTGTTCGAGCTGACGGAGGCTGGAAACCGGCCCGTCAAAGGATTCTCCGGGGGGATGCGGCGCCGCATCGACCTGGCGGGCGCCCTGGTGATGAACCCCAAGGTGCTCTTCCTCGACGAGCCGACCACCGGGCTCGACCCGCGCAGCCGCCTCGCAATGTGGGACGTGATCACGAAGCTTGTCGCCGAGGGAACCAGCGTGCTGCTCACGACCCAGTATCTCGAGGAGGCCGATCAACTGGCGGACAGCATCTCGGTGATCGACGATGGAATCGTGATCGCCGAGGGCACTTCCGACGAACTCAAAGCCCAGATCGGCGGGCACCGGGTTGTCGTGGTGCTTGTCGATGCGGACGACGGGCCGGCCGCCCGCGAGATTGTGGGGCGGTCCGGAGCCGCCACGGCCGCCGTGTCGAAGGATGGCCGCACTCTCGAGGTGGCCGTGACCGACGGGCCGGTGGCGCTGCAACGGGTGCTGGCCGATCTGGGTGAGGTGGGCATCCGTCTGCATGACGCCGGCATGCGGCGGCCGACGCTCGACGACGTGTTTTTGAAACTCACCGGTCGACATGCCGAAAAGCCGGCCGACGGCGAAGGCGACGACGACGACGAGAATGAAGCCAGCCTGGAGGCCGTGCGATGAGTATCGCTCGCCCGCTTGGGCTTTCGAACCCCCTCCTGACCTGGTCCTCTGACGGCTGGACGGTGACCAAACGCAACCTGATCAAGATCAAGCGGGTGCCTGAACTGCTGATCTTTGCCGTGATTCAACCGATCATGTTCGTGCTCTTGTTCAGCCAGGTCTACGCCGGGTCGATCTCGGTTCAGGGCACCGACTATGTGCAATTTCTGATGGCCGGCATCTTCGCTCAGACCGTTGTGTTCGGCTCGACGTTCTCGGGCGCCGCGATGGCGCAAGATCTCAAGGAGGGAATTATCGACCGGTTTCGCAGCCTGCCGATGAGTGGCTCGGCGGTGCTGATCGGACGCACGAACAGCGACCTGGTGCTCAACACCCTGTCAATGATGATCATGATGGTGACCGGGGTGCTCGTGGGCTGGAGGGTGAACTCGTCGTTTCCGGAGTTCCTCGCAGGGGTGGGATTGTTGCTGCTGTTCAGCTATGCGTTCAGCTGGGTGATGGCACTGCTGGGCATGAGCGTACGCAGCCCCGAGGTCATCAACAACGCGTCGTTCCTCATCCTGTTTCCGCTGACCTTCATCTCGAATGCGTTCGTGCCGAGCTCGACATTACCCACCCCACTACGCATCTTCGCCGAATGGAACCCGGTCTCGTCGCTCGTTCAAGCGGCTCGGCAGCTCTTCGGAAATCTCGGCACGGCACCTGTGCCCGACGTGTGGACCATGCAGAACCCCATTCTCACGGTACTGATCGGTGTCGCGGTGATGCTTGTCGTGTTCGTGCCCCTGTGTATCAGGAAGTTCGCATCAATCAGCTCGCGCTAACCCGAGCGATACCGATAAGGAGAAAATCATGGCTTCACACGAATTAGGGATTTCGCACGGATTCAGCGGGTTCTCGGTGCCCGATATCGACGCTGCGCGCGGGTTCTACGCCGAAACCCTGGGTTTGGCGGTGACGGATGCCGGGATGGGCCTCCTCTCGCTCGAGCTGCCCGGCGGAGCGATGGTCACCGTCTACCCGAAGCCCGATCACCAACCGGCCGTGTTCACGATCGTGAACTTGGTTGTGGACGATATCGATGTCGCAGTCGATGGGCTCACAGCGAAGGGTGTGGAGTTCATCCACTACGACGGCTTTGGGCAGGACGAGAAAGGGATCGCGCGCTCGGGGGGAGACAATCCCGGCCCATCGATCGCCTGGTTCACCGACCCGGCCGGCAATATTTTGTCGGTCTTGCACACCGACTAAACGCTGGCCGGCGGCTAGCGGCTGCCGCGCCGCTTGTTGCGCGCGGCAGCCGAGGCTCGCGTGCGGTTCTGGATGGCGCCCGGCTTCTTTTTGGCCGGGGCCGGCTTCTTCTTAGCCGCCTCTTCGCGGGCCAGCTTGGCTGCGGCCTTGGCCTTCGCCGTCGCTTTCTCCTTCTTCACCGGCTCGCCACGCACGACGACCGTCGCACCGCGTGAGCTTGCCGCGCTACGTCCGCGCACGATGCCAATGAATTCCTCAACGTTCGGTGTTTTCGCCTCAGCGAGCCAGGCGAGCGCGATCTGGGTCTCGACGACGCCTTCGACCGGGCGGGAAATGACGCCCTTGCGGTTGTGGAGACGGGCCAGCGAATGCGGCAGGATCGCGATGCCGACGCCGGCCGCGACCTGCTCCATCAGATCGTCGAGGTCGTGCATGCGCGGCAGCGCACGCCGACTGCCGTCACGGACCTCGGTGGCGATGTCGCGCCATTCCGGAATCGTGTCGGGATCCTGCAAGAGGTGCTCATCCGCGAGGAGCTCGAGCGGCACGGAACCGCTCTCATCGACCGCGGCGATGGCATGGTCTTTCGCGGCCACAACGACTGGAATCTCGGTGTACAGGTTGATCAAGCCCAAGCCCGTGGTGTCGACCGGAAAACGCACAAGACTCACGTCGGCGCGCTCGTCTCGCAGTACTGTGACCTGCTCGGTCGGGTTGGCCGAGTCGGTTCGAAACACCTCAAGGGGGATCTCGGGAAAACGTTCGGCCCAGATTCGCGTCCACTTGGTGGGCGTAACGCCGGCGACGAAGGCGATTGAAAAGGTCACCGGCATCCTCTCTTCTCAGTGCGGTTCGGGGTATGAGGCAGGCATTCAAACAGTTTCACTGTGTTCCCAGGCTATACGCTTGACCTATGACGTCCGAGAAGAAGCCCCAGACCATGAAGTCCGCCACGGCGGCACAGAAGCTCGGGATTCTGCTCGAAGCAGCACCCGACACGTTCCAGAACGCAGTGATCACCCGCACGGAGCTCGCCGAATTCACCGAGAACCCGCCGGCCTGGCTCACTACTCTGCGCACGGATGGCCCGCACCCGCGTCAGGTCGTCGCCGCCAAGCTCGGCGTGTCGATCTCTGGCTTGGCCCGCGCCGGCGTTGATGCTCCGCTGACGACCGCCGAAATCAAGGAGTTGCTGCAGGCTCCGCCCGCATGGCTCATCACGGAACGTGCCACCCAGGCCGAGGTACGTGCCGATCAGATTCGCGTGAAAGACGCCAAGGCTGAAAAGGCCGAGAAGAAGGAGCGTGCCGCTCGCGGTGCCGCTCAGCGCGCAGCGCACCGAGGCGCGTAGCGAAGCCACGCGCGGTGCGCTAGGCGGCAGCCCGCAATTCGGCAGCCTCGCTCATTTCAGCCCTGTCCCCAGCCATGAAGCCCTCGCACCACGTCGTTGTCAGACCGATGCCGCCGCGTACTGCTGGCGCAGGAACGTCGCGATGTCGCCCAGCTCGGCCTGCGAGATTGAATGCGCCATACCCTCATAAATGCGCTCGGTGAGTGTTGAGTGGGCGGTCAGCCAGGCCTGGGTGCGGTTGACGGCGCTCTCGGGAATGATCGGATCTGCGGTTCCGCGCCCCCAGAACACCGGCGGCCGCGACTCGGCGAGGCGCGCATCGGCGTCGGCCGCGCCATCCGCCACGAAGCCCGAGAGCTGCACCGCGAAGGCGAAACGTTCCGGGGCATGACGCAACAGCTGCAGACTCATTGCCCCGCCCTGTGAAAAGCCGAGCAGACCAACCGAGGTCGGCTGCTCGGGGAGCGCGTCGAGCCACTCCAGCACTCCCCGGGCCGCGGCGTCCACGGTCCCGGTCTCGGGCCGGCCCGACTGGTTCGCGAATGGGAACCAGGCGGCGCCATCCCCGACCGTCAGCGGCGCCCGGAGCGACGCAATGACGGGTTCAAGCGGCAGGTGCGGCGCGAGCGAGAAGAGGTCGCCCTCGTGGGAGCCGTAGCCGTGCATGACGATGAGCAACGGGCGGTTCACACGGTCGGCCGGACCCGCCGACCAGAGCACGGCGCCCGGGTCGATGCTGAGGGTGTGGTTGCTGTCGTTCATCGTCATCGTCATCCTCAATCTCTGTCGAGTGTGCTTCGTGCGAAGCCGTACCGCGTCGACTGCGTCAATCCTTCCATGAGGGGTGGAGAATAAACACATGAGCGTGCGCACACCCGACCCCGACTGGACGCCGAACCCCGACGACACCCCGCCGAGCACCAATCCCGGCTGGCTGACCGACGTCGAGCTTGCCGAGGTCCGCGGACGGCTGCCGCTGCTCTACGTCGAAGCGGTTCCGGTGCGCGTGGATGGGCTCGGTCAGGTTGTCGAGGTCGGCGTGTTGTTGCGTGCCACCCAGACGGGCGAAATGACACGGATGCTCGTCTCGGGTCGCGTGATGTATGGCGAGACGCTGCGCGAGGCACTCTTTCGGCACCTCGAGAAAGATCTCGGACCGATGGCATTTCCGCAGCTGCCGACCAGCCCGTTACCGTTCACCGTTGCCGAATACTTTCCGATGCCGGGCGTAAGCGCCTTCACCGACGAACGCCAGCATGCCGTCTCGCTGGCCTTCGTCGTGCCCGTCACGGGCACCTGTGAGCCGCGGCAGGATGCCCTCGAACTCACCTGGATGACGCCGGAGGAGGCCGCATCCGATGCCGTTTCGGCCGAGATGGAAGGCGGCCGCGGGGCGTTGCTGCGCACCGCTCTCGCCTCGGTGGGTCAGCTGCGCTGACCCGCTCGGCACCGCGCGATCCGTCGACTTTCTCTGTCGCGGTCGAGTTTGCCGGATGCGCAGGACGAACTCGACCGCAACTGCTGAACTCGGCGGGCGGCGGGCGGCGGGCGGCGGGCGCTCACGCGACCCGATCTGATTGTGCTGGTGCTGGCCTACGCCAGTCCGAGGGTCTTCAAGAACAGAGCCGTGTAGCGGGGCACGTCAACGTCGAGGGCGATCTCGGCGGTCTCCCAGACGTCGGCGAGTCCGTGCATGAGATCTTCGCCGGCCGTCTGTCGCATGTCGACGAGGGTCTGCCCACGCCCGTATCCGGCCAGTTCGACGCGCACCGGACGGATCTGGGTGCGTAATGCGCCCGGATCGACAAGTGCGCAGACCGCGCCGGCGTCACCGATCAGGCCGGAGTACACCGTTGCGGAGTCGGGGCCCGCGTTGACGCGGTTCGTCAGCAGCGAGCCGACGGTGCGTCCGAGCGTCGTTTCGTGCTCGAGCAACGCGACAGCGACCTCTTCGGCGACAGCAACCTGATTGAACACGTCAAGGCCGTACATGAACGTGGGAACGCCGGAGTCGAGCACGATGGCGGCGGCTTCCGGATCGTGCCACACGTTGAACTCGGCAACGGCAGTGGCGTTGCCGACGCTGGCCGAGCCGCCCATGAAGACGATGCGCTCGATCTTGCTGGTGATGTCGGGGTATTGACGAAGCAGCAGAGCAAGGTTCGTCTGCGGGGCTAGCGCAACCAGGGTGACGGGGCGCTCGCTGTCCTGAATGAGCTGGTGCATGAGCTCGACAGAGCTGATCGGCAGAGCAGTGCGCTCGCTCGGCGGCAGACGCAGGGTGCCCAAACCGCCCTCGCCGTGCACGTGGGAGGCGTCGCGAGCGCGCTCGATCAGGGGGCGCCGGGCTCCGGCAGCAACCGGAATGTCGGGGGCGTTTGCGACATCCAAGATGCGCAGAGTGTTCTGCACGACACGCTCGAGCGAGGCGTTGCCGGCCACGCAGCTAATACCGAGCACATCGATCTCGGGGTGCGCGACGGCGAAAAGGATGGCGAGGGCATCGTCAACGCCGGTGTCGACGTCGAGAATAACGGGGATGGTGGTCATCCACTCAGCCTAAGCGTTTCGAAAGTGGTCTGCCTGGTACCCACCCGCGCTGTCATCGGGGGATAAAAACGAAGAACAACTAGCGAACGAGTCGAACCTCGTGGATTTCCTCGCCAAGGAACGGCTGCGTCTGCTCCTCGCCATCGGGGGCGAAACTGTTGCGCTTGTAGAAACCGTGGGCGCGCGGGTTATCCGAGGCTACCCAGAGGTAGGTGGGTTCGTCGCCACAGGCGGCGTCGAAGAGCTTCTGGCCGATTCCGGTGCCGTGATAGGCATCGAGCAGGTAGATGAAGTACAGCTCGCGCGCGCGCGGCGCCTCGTTATCGCGGGCCGGGCCGGAACCCGAGAACCCGACGATCTCGCCGTCGACGAGTGCCGCGAACTGGCGAAAATCGTCGCCCTGGCTCATCCAGTGTGTCCACAGTTCGGCCATGCGTCGCGGCGACAGATTCGCCAGCGTGGCTTCGCTGATCAGGTGGTCATAGGTTTCATGCCAACAGGTTGCGTGTACGCGTCCAAGGGCTTCTGCGTCGACGTCACGTACCGGTCGAACAACTACTTCGGTGCTCATGAAGCGAGACTAGGCCAGCGGCACGCCGATACGAAATCGACGGATATCGTCCCCCGTCTTCTGGCGACTTTTCGGGTCGCTCACGACTCTGCAGGCGCGGTACGGATGCCGAGAAACGCAGAACGGGCCGGCCTCGAAAGGCCGGCCCGTTCTGGCTGAGTGTGCGTGTTGTGCGCGGCGGACTAGCCCTGCGCGCGACGCGGCGCCGAACGACGGGCGCCACCGGTGGAACCGGCCCCGCGCACGAGGCTGCCCACCTGCAGGCCGCCGGAGCGGCCCGAGGAACCCTGCCCGCCGGAGCGACCGGAGCCCTGTGCGCTGGAACCGGAACCCTGCGGGGCGTGGCTGCGACCTGAGGCCGCGGGACGACCCGAGCGGTCACGGCGTGCACCGCCGGCAGCGACGCTATCGCCGCCACGCTCGGTGCGACCACCGCGTGACTCCCCGCCACGGCCACCCTGGGCGCCGTCGCGTTCGTCGCGGTTGGTGCGCTTGCGCTGGGCGTTGGCGCCCTGTGAGCGACCACCCTGTGACTGGCCGCGCTGCGGCTGTTCCTGGCGCGGAAGCGGCTTGACGTACGCGGCAACCTCGCCGATGAGCGCGGCAACGGCCGGGGACGTCGCGGTCACACGCTGCGGGGTCACCTTGATGGCGGCCTTGCGCAGCAGCAGCTCGGTGTCTTTCTTCTGCATCGGAAGCATGACGGTGACGACGTCACCGGCGCTGCCGGCCCGAGCGGTGCGGCCCGAGCGGTGCAGGTAGGCCTTGTGCTCGGCCGGCGGGTCAACGTGAATCACGAGTTCGATGTCGTCGACGTGCACGCCGCGAGCCGCGACATCCGTGGCGACGAGAACGCGCACATCGCCAGCCGAGAAGGCGGCGAGGTTGCGGTCACGAGCGACCTGCGACAGGTTGCCGTGCAGGTCGACGGCCGGGATACCCGAGTCGGTGAGCTGCTTGGCCAGCTTCTTCGCGTGGTGCTTGGTGCGCATGAACAGAATGCGGCGGCCCTTGCCCGAGGCGAGTGCCTGAACGAGGTCCTTCTTCGCGTCGACGCCGTCGACCTCGAAGACGTGGTGGGTCATTGCCGACACGTGGCTGGTGGCCTCGTCGACGGAGTGCAGAACCTCGTTGTGCAGGAAGCGACGCACGATCTTGTCCACGCCGTTGTCGAGCGTGGCCGAGAACAGCAGGCGCTGGCCGTTGCTGGGGGTCTTGTCGAGGATGCGCGTGACGACGGGCAGGAAGCCCAGGTCGGCCATGTGGTCGGCCTCGTCGAGCACGGTGATCTCCACCGAGTCGAGGTTGACGAAGCCCTGCTTCATGAGGTCTTCGAGGCGGCCGGGGCAGGCCACGACGATGTCGACGCCGGCCTTGAGCGCGGCAACCTGACGGTTCTGTGAGACGCCACCGAAGATGGTGGTCGTGTTGAGGCCGTAGGCCTCGGCCATCGGGGTGAGCGCGGCGGAGATCTGGGTGGCCAGCTCGCGCGTCGGCGCCAGGATGAGCCCGAGCGGACGGCCCGGGCGACGCTTGCCGCCGGCGAGTGTGCCGCCGAGACGGGCGACCATGGGAATCGAGAAGGCCAAGGTCTTGCCCGAGCCGGTCTTCCCGCGGCCGAGCACGTCGCGGCCGTTCAACGTGTCAGGAAGGGTATCGACCTGAATGGGGAAAGCGGTGGTGAGTCCCTGCGCCGACAGTACGGCGACGAGGGGAGCTGGCACGCCAAGCGCGCCAAAGGTTTTTTCAGACAAAGTGGTGCCTTTCAGGCATCAGATTCCTGCCTACGAACCGACCCGCGCACAGCGGATTTCGGAACCAGAGAGGATTCACATGGCGAAGGTGCCGAAGGGCACATCCGTTCGCCGTAAGAATGATTCATTCCGAAATCGTTCCGAGCCGCCGAAGCGGGCTGGTGCGATAAGAAGAGGGCGTTCTACGACGCAGGGAGCGCAGTTATGCACTCGCAAGTACCTCAAGTCTAGCGGATGCTGTCAAATTGAGCGCCTATCGGTGCCAATCGGGGAATGCGCAGCGGTCGCCCCGCGTTGTTTCAGGCAACGACAACTGGAGGAATCATGAAGGCAGTTCTGGGCGACACCGTCATTGCAGAAGCACCGAAAGAGGAGCTGATCTCGATTGAGGGGAACTGGTATTTTCCTCCGGCGAGTGTGAAAGCTGGGCTGCTTGTGAAGAGCCCGACGCCCTACACGTGCCCGTGGAAGGGCGAATGTCAGTATTTCTCCGTCACGGACGGCGACAGCCTGCTGCCCGATCGGGCCTGGAGCTACCCCACCCCATACCCGGCGGCTTTCGACCGGGTTGGCGCGGACTTCAGCAACTATGTTGCTTTTTCGAAAGACGTCACGGTCGTCGACTAGGTAAAACTTCACTGAGGCCGGGCGCCGTTGGGCCATGACGGAGGCCAACGGAGGCCCCCTCGGTGGGGGACGCGAGAGCACATGCCGGTCGGAGCACTAGCCTGTAGTGCTTCTCCCTTTTCCCGGCGCACCAGCGGGTGCAGGCTCAGAAAGACTCTTTAATGGCATCCCTCCTCATCTGCTGTACCCCGGTTCACGGCCACGTCGCCCCGCTCCTCGCGGCCGCTACCTCGCTGGTCACACACGGTCATCGCGTGCGTTTTCTCACGGGCGCGAAATACCGGGGCAAAGTGGAGGCCACGGGCGCAGAGTTCCTGCCGCTGCCGCAGGAGGCCGATTACGACGACGCCGACCTGGATGCCGCGTTCCCGGGCCGAGTCGGACGCAGCGGCATCGACGGCATCCGTTATGACATGACGACCATTTTCGTGAAGCCGATGCCCGCCCAGGCGCGGGCCGTCGAGGCGGCCATCGCGGCCGAGTCGGTCGACGTCATCTTGAGCGAACCGATGTTCACCGGCCTGGCCGCACTCGTCGACCGCCCCGGACGACCGGCCATCGTGAGCCTGGGCATCATCCCGCTCGGCCTGCCCAGCCCCGATACTGCACCGAT from Leifsonia psychrotolerans encodes:
- the ald gene encoding alanine dehydrogenase, with product MKVGIPTEIKNNENRVAITPAGANELTRRGHEVLIQSGAGVGSSFTDADYEGAGATILDTAAEVWAAAELLLKVKEPIASEYGLMRRDQVLFTYLHLAASRPCTQALLDAGTTSIAYETVQLPDRSLPLLSPMSEVAGRLSVQVGAYHLMKAAGGKGMLLGGVAGTPKAKVVVIGGGVAGEHAAANALGMQADVTIIDISLPRLRQLENRFNGEIQTRASTHFEIAEQVRDADLVIGSVLIPGSKAPKLVTDEMVASMKPGSVLVDIAIDQGGCFEGSHATTHDDPIFAVHDSIYYCVANMPGAVPATSTRALTNATLPYVIALAQKGWKQALTDDAALALGLSTHDGRVTNDHVAAALDLPLLPLADILG
- a CDS encoding clostripain-related cysteine peptidase; protein product: MSRPRRVFGLRPVAATSLLLALTLGTLTGCEVADFLAWGMTTYPAEHYAVIIADHGASWPGVGGDESAEEDTLSLAELEPGHSWDYTSLQYLVDTPDADVDDLGRALIEGFEAQAQDEQTDAEITLSLVDLTRMAEVDDALATFSTTLSSRIQSIAPAVGRSRAQTINDVVVAKVDGPVTRGATGLSIYFPPSADAFDSDYEQLSVATSWLDFLHSYYTRGQETSAASGSFTSGATASFDSDGVTVTAHFDAAAATSITETFIRYGLVEGDGSITYLGQETAELPDDSGLIEGSYDLSFLTISDGETEMNGYLDLVVDSDTGDLISELYYSYNARTGNYGALTAEPAGIIAPELLTVLADGSEEWAASADDGLWADLPALGYDFPRLPSGTVLLVDLVAIDLGGNRSVASVQVVVPWAEVTLAEVTCADGGPARRGVGSAG
- a CDS encoding ATP-binding cassette domain-containing protein, which gives rise to MTIIEATQLTKTYRSKTGPVHALAGLSLAVPEGSVQALLGPNGAGKTTVVKVLTTLIQPDSGTAIVDGIDVARNPKAVRRIIGVSGQYAAVDENLTGFENLEMVGRLYHLGRTLARRRAKELIELFELTEAGNRPVKGFSGGMRRRIDLAGALVMNPKVLFLDEPTTGLDPRSRLAMWDVITKLVAEGTSVLLTTQYLEEADQLADSISVIDDGIVIAEGTSDELKAQIGGHRVVVVLVDADDGPAAREIVGRSGAATAAVSKDGRTLEVAVTDGPVALQRVLADLGEVGIRLHDAGMRRPTLDDVFLKLTGRHAEKPADGEGDDDDENEASLEAVR
- a CDS encoding ABC transporter permease yields the protein MSIARPLGLSNPLLTWSSDGWTVTKRNLIKIKRVPELLIFAVIQPIMFVLLFSQVYAGSISVQGTDYVQFLMAGIFAQTVVFGSTFSGAAMAQDLKEGIIDRFRSLPMSGSAVLIGRTNSDLVLNTLSMMIMMVTGVLVGWRVNSSFPEFLAGVGLLLLFSYAFSWVMALLGMSVRSPEVINNASFLILFPLTFISNAFVPSSTLPTPLRIFAEWNPVSSLVQAARQLFGNLGTAPVPDVWTMQNPILTVLIGVAVMLVVFVPLCIRKFASISSR
- a CDS encoding VOC family protein, with amino-acid sequence MASHELGISHGFSGFSVPDIDAARGFYAETLGLAVTDAGMGLLSLELPGGAMVTVYPKPDHQPAVFTIVNLVVDDIDVAVDGLTAKGVEFIHYDGFGQDEKGIARSGGDNPGPSIAWFTDPAGNILSVLHTD
- a CDS encoding LysR substrate-binding domain-containing protein — encoded protein: MTFSIAFVAGVTPTKWTRIWAERFPEIPLEVFRTDSANPTEQVTVLRDERADVSLVRFPVDTTGLGLINLYTEIPVVVAAKDHAIAAVDESGSVPLELLADEHLLQDPDTIPEWRDIATEVRDGSRRALPRMHDLDDLMEQVAAGVGIAILPHSLARLHNRKGVISRPVEGVVETQIALAWLAEAKTPNVEEFIGIVRGRSAASSRGATVVVRGEPVKKEKATAKAKAAAKLAREEAAKKKPAPAKKKPGAIQNRTRASAAARNKRRGSR
- a CDS encoding DUF5997 family protein gives rise to the protein MTSEKKPQTMKSATAAQKLGILLEAAPDTFQNAVITRTELAEFTENPPAWLTTLRTDGPHPRQVVAAKLGVSISGLARAGVDAPLTTAEIKELLQAPPAWLITERATQAEVRADQIRVKDAKAEKAEKKERAARGAAQRAAHRGA
- a CDS encoding alpha/beta hydrolase; translation: MTMNDSNHTLSIDPGAVLWSAGPADRVNRPLLIVMHGYGSHEGDLFSLAPHLPLEPVIASLRAPLTVGDGAAWFPFANQSGRPETGTVDAAARGVLEWLDALPEQPTSVGLLGFSQGGAMSLQLLRHAPERFAFAVQLSGFVADGAADADARLAESRPPVFWGRGTADPIIPESAVNRTQAWLTAHSTLTERIYEGMAHSISQAELGDIATFLRQQYAAASV
- a CDS encoding NUDIX hydrolase family protein, whose protein sequence is MSVRTPDPDWTPNPDDTPPSTNPGWLTDVELAEVRGRLPLLYVEAVPVRVDGLGQVVEVGVLLRATQTGEMTRMLVSGRVMYGETLREALFRHLEKDLGPMAFPQLPTSPLPFTVAEYFPMPGVSAFTDERQHAVSLAFVVPVTGTCEPRQDALELTWMTPEEAASDAVSAEMEGGRGALLRTALASVGQLR